CAGTGACAGAGGATAAGGAGGCGGCGCGACTTTATCTCTATGAAGTTTTTATTCAGCTCATGTGGACTCAAATGAGTTTAACTGATGGAGAAGCAGTCATGTTGACTCCCATCTGACTTAAAAGGTTGTGTGTTGAAAGATCACTAATGGTTGGTTGATTGAGCTGTAAATGTGCAAATAAACCCTCTGCAATAAGACTGGTTTGCCAATCAGTAGTCAGAGGTATTAACTGCCATTAGAACTGAAGAGAGACATGGAGGCTGCATGATcaacagtgaaatgtgttgaagttaaaggagaaaaacagtAAACTCAATGGAAATGGCTTCATGTCACTCAAGATACAACAGATCAAATAAATGTGCACGATTCTTTCTGAGGAAAGAGCTAAATGAAAAGCCAGACTCACACTACTTACTCAATACTGCCATCCAGTGCTAACTGACCTCAACCCTCCGGTGTCTACAGTGTAAAACTGCAACCTAAACTTTTTACAAATTTCATAATGTAGAGTGATTGAGACAATATATACAGATCTGGTGGTTATTGtgctttgacaaaaaaaaaaaaaaatatacaggcCTACGTTTTttggaggaaaaacactgtaGAGTTGATTTGAAATATAAGTATACTTTCAGAATAGataatttcagaataaaagaaatgggacaagagaaataaacatgagaaattgtgtgtttaaaaaaaaacattagattcagatttaataaaataaaatgcaatattCAAAACAATATTCAATTtgtgccaatagatccctttcagctAAGTCGTACTCACTGGGCCTTTATTAccaatattacatttataacaTAATTTCCAAACCAATACTGGATTTTATTGTTACCGGTCGATTGAGGATTTGTATTGtacatgtaaaatatcaatatttatatcGTGAATACAAAAGTAcccgtattattattattattattacagtattaCTACGTTTTGTTTCGTCTTTTACGTAGAACCTGTGAACGCACCGCCCGTAACCAAGGCAATGACGCTCCTCTCCGTTACCAAGGCGCTCTCACCGCAAACAGTAGCAGCGTAGCTAGGCTAAGCTAACGGGACAGATAATCTCATAGCCATGATATAACATCAGCTCCTTCGCCGGGCACGAACTCCACGTTGACTTCCAGTTGATCCAAACCATCGCTCCCAGTTCACCGCCTTCAGATTCACCTCCAGTTCGCGGTGGTCGCCTTAGTTTTAGAGGCTGAAACACGCGTTTGGTTCCTCCCAGGTTCGCCTCGGTCCGCCAGCGAGCTAACTGGGTTACCTCATCGCTAGCTGCACAGCCACCATGGTGAGTAGCCGCTTCCCTCCGCTGGACAGGCCACCTGTTTGCTTTGAGGAGCTAGCATGCTAAACGTGTAGCTTTCTAAATATCTGGATTCActgaagtcacacacacacagacaggaagtgtgtgagtgtgtgtggacgggCCCTGTCACACATGAGCAGGAGAAAATCCCCTTTGAGTTAGCTGATCAGCTAGCTGTGTGGTTTGCTAGTACAGTGTCTCCCCCATGTCTACACACATCTTTCATTCTCATGTCACCAATCTCTTGCTTTTCGTCCCTGCACAGGCTGAATTTGGATTCAACGAACAGCATCAGAGCGAAGTCATCAGTTACATGCGATTTGCTCGCTCAAAGAGGCTCCTGAGGCTCAAGACTATTGACTCATGCTTCGAGGAACTCAAGGACAGCAGGTGATTGGTCATATCCAAGGTTTTGGAGCCATTGTTTGGATGTAAACTCAACTTTACTCACTTCTCAGCTCGAATGGATCTGTGACgtgtgatcgtgtgtgtgtgtgtgtttgtctgcaggctGGTGGAGGAAACCTTCACGGTGGATGAGGTGAGGGAGATGCTGGACGGGCTGCAGGTGGTGGTGCGCggggaggtggagatggagctCATCAACACGGCCCACAccaatgtgctgctgctcaggcaGCTCTTCTCCCAGGCTGAGAAGTTTTACCTCCGGCTGCAGAGCGACATCTCAGAGCTGGAGAACAGGTGAGACATGAGGGTGACGAATTCACGATGGTTCCCACAGGAGTACAGCATGTTCTTAGTGATACATCATGAGGTAAACGGCCCCTTCTTGTACATGGTAGACATTATTGAAGATTATAACATGTGCACAAATGAATAACGTCAGTGCTCAAGATGTGGAACTCAAATccaaatgaattaaataaatgtaaaaggtCAAATTGAGTGTTAcaccaatttaaaaaatgcgCTACGCTCCTATACACTGAGCCTAATGTGAGAAAAGGTCCTCTGCTTTGAAACATCTTCTATTTCCTCCCCAGTGCagatctgttgtgtttctgtggtgtCAGGATCAAAGGTCGTCGCCAAGCCACATACACAATTTACccctttttttccatcacactggttttctctctgcagtgaCGTTCAGTTGGTCTGAAAAGCGCAAAGTCTGCCATCCTTTcactacattttaaaaaagttttcttccacttatgagacctgtgtgttttttaaaataaaatactgctaTTTTTAAAGTGGTACAAAGTTACGTGATCACATGAAGTGTCATTTGTTTATGGCCAGATgtgagaaaaataagaaaaacctTAAAGAACGTGTTTCTGAAAAGGGTTTTTGTTCATATCACAAGTCTGAGCATAGAGCAATGATGGCATCTATGTGTGATACCAGTAACTAtgataaattacatttgaacTGTTGCCAGAATGTACTGTGCATTCTTGACATTGTGGCAAAGGAAGTGTCGGGGCTTTTTGACACATACGTAATcaggtgttttttaaaataacaataactcaCAGTTGCGCCATTGAGATAAATATGTattgaaaattaagttgttcaTTATGTTGACTTTGAAATACAAAGTTAAAATAGACAAGTCATCCTGTTCCTCTTTGTGCCAGTGAGATGGAGGAAGCAATGTTTTCTCATACCCACTCACAATATATTATAATCTTCGGtatcaaacatttacatttacaaaacttCTGCAGCCAAGAACAACCGAGCCAGTGTTGTTGGCCTGTTGTATCACTGTAAAGCTCCAGAGTACACGTGCAGGGGGTTGAATGTAGTCTCCGTCTTCTGTGATATTCAGGTGAACTTCATTTAACTTTTGACCTCTGGAACCCTTTGCACTTATCTGTGTTTTGGAACAGTTTGTAGATGGTGGGTGGATCAAGAAGCCCTgatgcttttttgttttttttacagggcTCAGCCCTACGTGACTTGATAAGGTGTCTAAAGCAAGGAATACGCCCCGTGTCACGGTCTACGTGTgttcagctgctttttaaaaaccacattTAAGCTTTTCAGAGAACTGATCTGTTCACCACAGGAATACATCTCATAGCCTAAGTGTTAAACTGCCAAAAAACAAGGGTGTTTATTTGCCTACCTAGCATTTCCAACCACCAAATGGTAGATTACTGTaacgtttaaaaaaacatcaacatcgCTGTGGGAACCTGACAGTTGTGTAAAGTGATAGTTCAGATTATCAGTCACTCAGTGTTGCTTACATCTTAATTGTATGTTGTAGACCAATGTTTgattaaatctaaaaaaaagaaatctagaTATTATTTTACATGATGTAAAAACctacattttcttctcttctatgATCCTGTCATCGTTATTCTGACGTCTAATCTTTTGCTAATCTCTCCCCCATCTAGAGAGCTGTTAGAACAAGTGGCTGAATTTGAGAAGACCGACTTTAAAACCACTGATAAGGTGAGATGAATGTGCAGCTCTGTCACACGTAGACCTTAAAACATCACCACGAGCGTAGTCACCATTAATCATGAGTTCAAAGCGTATTTATACCCACATGGAATTCAGTTACTCGAGAGCAGCCCAGCGATTTATATGTCAGGTCACCCGGCCTTGATATGAAACCAGGCAGCTCAGCAGTCACTCAACACTGTGGCTGACGTGTGGCTTTACACCTATTAACTTTGTAAGGCTGCACTTCACAGgatttacacattttcaaacagtAGTCAGTTGTCATCGTCACACTTCTAGGAGAAGGAAGATTGAacagatgttttagttttactgtTACATCTCATGTTCAGTTAAAGCAAAGCAAATGTTTCCCGTTGATAAGTTTGTACTTTTTCTACCAGATAaaccaggaaacaaacaaacccaagtTGGCGCCGCTGAATGAAGGTGGAGTGTCGGAGCTTCTCAACAAGGTAAAGAAACACATTGCATTGGGTTCAACGTGGATAATTATCAGGTTCACACACTCATGTGGATCTGTGCTCCATGTTTCTGCAGGAGATAGCGAGACTACAGGAGGAaaacaataaactgaaaacCAGGCTGCGGACTTTAGAAACCCAGGTATAAAAATCAGTCACATACTTTTTAGTAAAGCAGACCTCTACTCATTTACATTATTAACTATTCATGCTCTGATTAATGTTTCCTAGGCCATGAGTGCACTGGATGAGAGAACCAGGGCCGAGCGAGCTCTGAAGGACCTTCAGAAGGTGCAAGGTGAACAGCAGGTACTGTTCCATGTTTGATCTACAAGTTACTTCATTGTCATCGGTGACATTTTGAGTTTGCTTTCTATTTTACTACTTCAATGTTTTGTTAGTAATTATCATTTACATCAACACTGTCTGTCATTGTGCTTTTTATGCTCTAACTTGGATCTGAAACGGTATGTATGTAGCTGATCAGTGTGTCGTGGAATATAGGAATAGACACCTTGTCCATCGTGGAGAATAAACATGCAACTGAACTggtttgttgtgtctttgtcctTCAAGTTTGCTGCTCAATCCCAGGAGATCAACTGTCTAGAGGACACAGTGGCGGCTCTGAAAGAGGACTATGAAAGGTCTCTCAACGCCAACGCCGTCTCCCACAAGGATCTGCAGGAGAACCTGATCTCAGCCAAACATGAGCTGCTTCGAGTGCAGGAGCAGCTGACCCTGGCAGAGAAGGTACATCGCTGTGGTCTTCACCcacaagtggaaaaaaacaccaAGTGAAATGCCCTGAAAACCTATTTTCTCTCCATGCAGCCAAAGTTAAAACCGTTCTGGTCATGTCCTATGAAGTGGGCAGGGCTTAGTTAGTATTAGATGAAGTCACGTGCCTTCTGTGCACCAATTAGAATTTAGCTCAATTTGATTCCACAGTTGTGGGTTTGTTGGCTGACATTTGTAGGCCACTGTGTCAGTTCAATCTgatcaaatcacacacacacacaatcctgattatgtttgtttttttaattcaaacactTAAGATTCATATCTCAGGATGTAGAAACTGGTGGTGAGCCCGACAAACAACAACGATAAAATGTCCCTTTAGTAGATAAGCTGAAATCAGACACTTGTTTTTCTGGCCTGCTTTCAGGTTGGGCACATTCAGCCTCTGCTCacatgtttatatgtgtatgtTGTGCAGGAGTTGGACAGGAAGTTCCAGCAAACGGCAGCCTACCGCAACATGAAGGAAATCCTGACCAAGAAAAACGAGCAGATCAAAGATATTAGAAAACGACTGCAGAGGTGAGCATCCATCAGTGAGATTAAAACTTTggtattttcatttcatttctggaaaAGATGGGTCTGAGCATTTTTCTAGacttcacatatgaagaacccAGCAGGAAATTGTCcgggaaaatgtccagaatatCCGTCGAGCCTTTTctccaaaagctctcaaatcttgtcatctttccaagttgacagcTTTGTCAGCGTCTTCTCCTCAGTTAAGgatgttattttaatgttaatttagttatttttaatgttatttttaaataagtttgGACAGACGTGGACATAAATTATAACTTCTCTGATGGCGAGAGCATACGAGCAAAAGGCCTTAATTCTATATTACTCCTAAAACTGGCTTTCTCATCAAGATTTCTGTCTATTTTCATATCTGTGCCGCTTCTCTGTTCCAGATACGAGCCCAACGAATGAGTTGTATCCAGGAGAGCTGGTTATACAGAGAGAGGACGGACCAGAACGTTTAATGACTGTGGTTTGGCCCAGAAACCATCAGTTCCTGTACTGTAAGACaagaaacacagatgaaagtgtCTCCTTGCTTCGTGTGGTGTCTTCAGTAGAGTTGGTAGCAGGGAAGTCGAAAGTAGGCCGAGCTGAATTCACAAATTAAATAGTCAGAAACTATAGCTTTCTCCAGCTGTGCTCATTTAGCCGTGTCTCAGTGTCAGAGTTCACTAACAGTAGCTAGCAGACTTCCCTCTGTGCTCTATGCAATTACCATCATGTCCGTGTTTGAAGAGGCCTTGTCCATTTTCTGAACAGACGCGCTGTCTAAAGCTTCGCACTCGTATCTACTATCAGACGGATGTGGGTGACGTTTATCTTATTACGACTGGATTGTTGATTTTTAGTCGCCCTTTTGTAGTCAAAAATCCAAATCTGTTTATCGAGAGTTTCAAGCAAAACCCCAAGATATAGTTTTGTTTATTACTAGTGAGCAGCTTTTCAAATGCTTCCTGAccctttcatttttatttcaccaaacATTTAATagcattttacaaaaaatattttcagtgaCCTGACATTCTGTGAAAGTCTGATcactgaaaatacaaacaaatgtttttttttttgcataaatcttttttgttttgcacattgaATGATCCGGATAGCGATAGACTGATTTCCCTACATCCCCTTGAACAAAGGACATagaatattttgtgtgtgtattttcagttttgctgtgagtgacagagtgcaagtggaaacaaataaataaatctatacATGATGTTCATGAAGTAATGCTCTTGCAAAGTATGATACATCTTCCCTATATTACTCTagatgtgcatttgtttgtattgtgcAAAGTATGGGGTAATAAAAAGCTGTCACCAAATATATCATGTGTGGTCATTATCATATCtttgatctttttattttaaatatataatcatataCTTTCACATCTGTGGACATATCTGATAAGAACAGAGTTTTCTAAAGATCTTAGTTTACTGGAATATGACTAATATCAGACTGTTTCCTTGTTCTTGAACGTGATAATGAGGATATTACAAAACTCaagatatgtttttattttttggaacTGACTGATTCAACAAGGGGGCGCTGTACTGCAAAAATACATGAGATACATGAATTACAACGATCTTATGCCTCCTGTGGATCAATTGAAGTTTCAGTATGGCTTCATATAttaactgctttgtttttcaaacta
This portion of the Hippoglossus stenolepis isolate QCI-W04-F060 chromosome 19, HSTE1.2, whole genome shotgun sequence genome encodes:
- the lztfl1 gene encoding leucine zipper transcription factor-like protein 1 isoform X1, with the translated sequence MAEFGFNEQHQSEVISYMRFARSKRLLRLKTIDSCFEELKDSRLVEETFTVDEVREMLDGLQVVVRGEVEMELINTAHTNVLLLRQLFSQAEKFYLRLQSDISELENRELLEQVAEFEKTDFKTTDKINQETNKPKLAPLNEGGVSELLNKEIARLQEENNKLKTRLRTLETQAMSALDERTRAERALKDLQKVQGEQQFAAQSQEINCLEDTVAALKEDYERSLNANAVSHKDLQENLISAKHELLRVQEQLTLAEKELDRKFQQTAAYRNMKEILTKKNEQIKDIRKRLQRYEPNE
- the lztfl1 gene encoding leucine zipper transcription factor-like protein 1 isoform X2, translating into MAEFGFNEQHQSEVISYMRFARSKRLLRLKTIDSCFEELKDSRLVEETFTVDEVREMLDGLQVVVRGEVEMELINTAHTNVLLLRQLFSQAEKFYLRLQSDISELENRELLEQVAEFEKTDFKTTDKINQETNKPKLAPLNEGGVSELLNKEIARLQEENNKLKTRLRTLETQAMSALDERTRAERALKDLQKVQGEQQEINCLEDTVAALKEDYERSLNANAVSHKDLQENLISAKHELLRVQEQLTLAEKELDRKFQQTAAYRNMKEILTKKNEQIKDIRKRLQRYEPNE